The Lactuca sativa cultivar Salinas chromosome 2, Lsat_Salinas_v11, whole genome shotgun sequence genome includes a window with the following:
- the LOC111910612 gene encoding probable transcriptional regulator RABBIT EARS, which produces MEQYSQYLMLVKSNNSNILMNPFSSHSWEEQAFAEDGRGPFGGFVWPPRSYSCSFCKREFRSAQALGGHMNVHRKERAKLKHTVNLTSSATICTTKMAPKNHNKQNLCKESLDPGLFPLALSPSRASSIPALGEESFETNSDTKSYVYDEDFAIAHGNGDVETNLVIGFELDSCSNTGSCCKRQKTGVTPTIMDGLDLELRLAR; this is translated from the coding sequence ATGGAGCAATACTCACAATACTTGATGTTGGTTAAGAGCAACAACAGCAATATCCTTATGAATCCATTTTCCAGCCATTCATGGGAAGAACAAGCGTTTGCAGAAGATGGTCGAGGCCCTTTTGGGGGGTTCGTATGGCCTCCAAGGTCTTATTCTTGCAGCTTTTGTAAACGAGAGTTCAGGTCAGCTCAAGCACTAGGTGGTCACATGAATGTCCATAGGAAAGAAAGAGCCAAGCTCAAGCACACCGTAAATCTTACTAGTAGTGCTACTATCTGTACAACTAAAATGGCACCAAAGAACCATAATAAGCAAAATCTTTGTAAAGAGTCTTTAGATCCTGGTTTGTTTCCGTTAGCTCTTTCACCGTCTAGGGCTTCTTCAATACCAGCATTAGGTGAAGAAAGTTTTGAAACCAATTCAGACACAAAGAGTTATGTTTACGATGAAGATTTTGCTATAGCACATGGCAATGGTGATGTTGAAACAAATTTGGTCATAGGGTTTGAGTTGGATTCTTGTTCGAATACTGGATCTTGTTGCAAGAGACAGAAGACGGGTGTTACACCAACCATCATGGACGGGTTGGACCTAGAGTTGAGGCTAGCTCGCTAA